The following coding sequences lie in one Salarias fasciatus chromosome 7 unlocalized genomic scaffold, fSalaFa1.1 super_scaffold_4, whole genome shotgun sequence genomic window:
- the minar2 gene encoding major intrinsically disordered NOTCH2-binding receptor 1-like, whose translation MDISVLPNNNHPEKFLQLDVGTLAARDVFQLRAAVSSSQRQWQNRVYLQRERSARTDSRSGLSPEDSPVAFVDRYLEKHITPVTLKSNIKRNPLYMDAKPLDDPDGDKSKPSWTVKEYDTQTLNGGLAHCLQKTPRDLDFWLEDLYTPGFDSLLRREMAEQRRKRLCRVVSSVVLSLLCAVILIVVPILVLHKES comes from the exons ATGGACATCTCGGTGCTGCCCAACAACAACCACCCGGAGAAGTTCCTGCAGCTGGACGTGGGGACGCTGGCGGCGAGGGACGTGTTCCAGCTGCGAGCCGCCGTGTCCTCGTCCCAGAGACAGTGGCAGAACAGGGTCTACCTCCAG AGGGAGCGAAGCGCCAGGACGGACAGCCGGTCCGGTCTGTCCCCCGAGGACAGTCCTGTGGCGTTCGTGGACCGGTACCTGGAAAAGCACATCACTCCCGTCACGCTGAAGTCCAACATTAAGAGGAACCCTCTGTACATGGACGCCAAGCCGTTGGACGACCCGGACGGCGACAAGTCCAAACCTTCGTGGACGGTGAAGGAGTACGACACCCAGACCCTCAACGGAGGCCTGGCCCATTGTCTCCAG AAGACGCCCAGAGATCTGGACTTCTGGCTGGAGGACCTCTACACTCCGGGATTCGACTCGTTACTGAGGAGAGAGATGgccgagcagaggaggaagaggctgtgCAGAGTGGTGTCTTCAGTCGTGCTGTCCCTGCTTTGTGCAGTCATTCTCATTGTTGTGCCAATCCTGGTTTTACACAAGGAGAGCTGA